From Jiangella mangrovi:
ACCAGCACCCGGTGCGGGTCGAGCAGCGTGACGTTGCCGCCGAGCTTCGTCAGCTCGGTGAGGTAGATGGCGCGGTTCTCGTAGACCCAGTCGTGGATCATCGTCTGGCCGTTGGCCGTGGCCGCGATGAGCGCGAAGAACGGCAGGTTGTCGATGTTCAGGCCGGGGAACGGCATCGGGTGGATCTTGTCGTGCGGCGCGCGCAGGTTCGACGGGCGCACCGTGAGGTCGACCAGGCGCGTCTCGCCGTTCGCCGCGACGTACTCGCCGCTGCGGTCGTAGTCGAGACCCATCTCTTCGAGCAGCGCGAGCTCGATCTCGAGGAACTCGATGGGCGCCCGGCGCACCGTGATCTCCGAGCCCGTGACGATGGCGGCGGCCAGCAGGCTCATCGCCTCGATCGGGTCCTCGGACGGCGCGTAGTCGACGTCGACGTCGATCTCGGAACGCCCGTGCACCGTCAGCGTCGTGGTGCCGATGCCCTCGATGCGCACGCCGAGGCGGGTCAGGAAGAAACAGAGGTCCTGGACCATGTAGTTGGAGCTGGCGTTGCGGATGACGGTGACGCCCTCGTCGCGCGCGGCCGCCATGAGGGCGTTCTCGGTGACGGTGTCGCCGCGCTCGATCAGCACGATGGGCCGGTGCGGCGACATCGAGCGGTCGACCTCGGCGTGGTAGTAGCCACCGGTCGCCTTCAGCTCGAGGCCGAACGGGCGCAGCGCGGACATGTGCGGCTCGACAGTGCGGGTGCCGAGGTTGCAGCCCCCGGCGTAGGGCAGCTTGAACCGGACCTCGCGGTGCAGCAGCGGACCGAGGAACATGATGACGCTGCGGGTGCGCCGGGCCGCCTCGACGTCCATGCTGTCGAGGTCGAGCCGCTCGGGCGGCGTGATCTCGAGGTCGCGGCCCCCGCCCAGCCAGCGGGTGCCGATGCCGATGCTCTGCAGCACCTCGATGATGCGGTTGACCTCTTCGATGCGCGCGATGCCGCGCAGGGTGGTCTTGCCCTTGTTCAGCAGACTGGCGCACAGCAGCGCGACGCTGGCGTTCTTGCTGGACCGCACCTCGATGCTGCCGCTGAGCCGCTGCCCGCCGCTGACCCGCAGGTGCACCGGCCCCTGCGGCGGCGCGAGCGACACGATCTGCTTGTCCAGCGACTCGCCGATGCGCGCGATCATCTCGAGGCTCAGGTTCTGCTGTCCGTGCTCGATGCGGTGGATCGCGCTCTGGCTGGTGCCGAGCGCGTCGGCGAGCTGGCTCTGGGTCCAGCCCCGGTGCTGCCGCGAGTCGCGGATCAGCCGCCCGATCTGGCTGCGGTAGTCGTCTGCCACGAGCGGA
This genomic window contains:
- a CDS encoding UDP-N-acetylglucosamine 1-carboxyvinyltransferase — encoded protein: MADDYRSQIGRLIRDSRQHRGWTQSQLADALGTSQSAIHRIEHGQQNLSLEMIARIGESLDKQIVSLAPPQGPVHLRVSGGQRLSGSIEVRSSKNASVALLCASLLNKGKTTLRGIARIEEVNRIIEVLQSIGIGTRWLGGGRDLEITPPERLDLDSMDVEAARRTRSVIMFLGPLLHREVRFKLPYAGGCNLGTRTVEPHMSALRPFGLELKATGGYYHAEVDRSMSPHRPIVLIERGDTVTENALMAAARDEGVTVIRNASSNYMVQDLCFFLTRLGVRIEGIGTTTLTVHGRSEIDVDVDYAPSEDPIEAMSLLAAAIVTGSEITVRRAPIEFLEIELALLEEMGLDYDRSGEYVAANGETRLVDLTVRPSNLRAPHDKIHPMPFPGLNIDNLPFFALIAATANGQTMIHDWVYENRAIYLTELTKLGGNVTLLDPHRVLVEGPTRWSGTEIICPPALRPAVVVLLAMMAAKGTSVLRNVYVINRGYEDLAARLSVLGARIEAFRDI